CCTGTCGGGCCTCCTTGCGGGCCTGCTCCTGGCGCTGCTCCTCCTCCATCCGGCGGTTCGCGACGGCGGAGTCCTTGAACACCGCCAGCGAGCGGGCGAGCGTGCCGACCTCGTCCATCCGGTCCGTTCCGTCGACGGTGATGCCGAGATCGCCCTTGGCGAGGCGCTGCATGAGTTCGGCCATGGCGCGCAGCGGGCCGACCACGCGGAACAGCGTCGTCGTCACGGCGAAGGCCGCGGCCAGCACGCCGAGCAGCACCGCGATCCCCAGGATCCAGCGGGAGCTGTCGTAGGCGGCGTTGGTCCGCTCATACTCGGCCTCGGCCTCCTTCAGCTGCAGGTCGACCAGCTTTCCGACGGCCGCCGCCACCGGATCGATGCTGGGATAGAGCGTGGACACCGCGAAGGCGTCCAGCGCCGCCTGATCCTTGGCCTGCATCAACCTGCGGGCGGTCGTCGCGGCGTCGCGCGCCTTGCCCATGTGGCGTTCGGCCTCGTTCGCCAACTCCTTTTCGCGGGCGTTCATCGAGGTGGCCGTGAAGGCCGACCAGCGCGTCGCGATTTCGCCGAGCGCGGCATCGATGGACTTGAGACCGCTCTCCCACGTCTCGGCGCCCCCGCGCACCTTGTGCGTGGCATCGACGATGTTGACGGCGAACATGTCGGAGACGACCTTCAGGTCGCGCAACGGGACGACGCGGTCCTTGAACACCGTTTCCATGCCCTGGTGTGCCTGCCCCAGGGCCAGCCAGCCGGTGGCCGCAATCGCTAAAAGAAAGAAGCACAGAACAGAGAGGGCAACCGAAAGGCGTGCTTTGACCGTAGACATCGGCTTGTTCCACGATGCGTTGACGTTGCAGGTCATGGCATCGTGGGTGAAACATATTAATATTAAGCTACATTTTAACGAAAATATATTTCGCCTGAAAGTTACAACTCTCATCAATAAGCGACACCGCCATGACGGTCATGACGGTGTTTTGCTCTGATCGGCGTCAGACGCCTCCCACATCTGTTCGAGCAAAGATTGCAGGGGGCGATGTCTTCCTCACCCCTCCAGCCGGAAGCTCCCGTCCTCGCCCAGCGCGGCGAAGGGGTTCCAGGCGACTTCCCAGGGGTGGCCGTCCGGATCGGCGAAATAGCCGCTGTAGCCGCCCCAGAACACGTCCTGTGCCGGCTTCAGGATGCGCCCGCCGGCCCGTTCGGCCTGGGCCATCACGGCGTCCACCTCCGCCTTGCTGCGCAGGTTGTGGGCCAGCGTGATGCCGCCGAAGCCCGACGTCGGGCCCGACTCCGCCAGATGCGCGTCCTCGGCCAGCGCCTCCCGCCCGAAGAGGGCGAGCGCGACGCCGCCCAGCTGGTAGAAGGTGATGGCGTCCTGGCTGACGGGGGAGGGGGTCCAGCCCAGCCCCTCCTCGTAGAAGCGGCGGCTGCGCGCGAGGTCGGCGACGCCCAGCGTGATCAGGCTGACTCTCTGTTCCATCTCAGCTTCCCTTCCGTTCGGCGGGCGGCATGGCGGCGGGCGGCATGGCGGCGGGCGGCGTGGCGGCGGGCGGCGTGGCGACCGGCAGGCCGGCCTCCTTCCAGCCCTTGAAGCCGCCCTCCAGGTGGCAGACGTTCTCCAGCCCCATCGCCTGCACGGTGTCGGTGGCGAGCGCCGAGCGCCAGCCGCTGGCGCAGTAGAAGACGAAGCGCTTGCCCGACGCGAAGACCGGCTTGTGATAGGGGCTGTCCGGGTCGACCCAGAATTCCAGCATGCCGCGGGTGGCCGGGAAGGCGCCGGGGATCATGCCGTCGCGGGTCAGCTCGCGCGGGTCGCGGATGTCGACGAAGACCACATCGGGGTCGCCGTGCAGGGACAGCGCCTCCTGCGGCGTGATCGCCTGGATGCGGGCGTTCGCTTCGGCCAGCAACTCCTTGTAGCCCTTCTTCATCGGCATGGCGGTTTCCTCCTTCTGACCCTTTGGCCGTAGTCGAACCCTTGGCGGGACCGTTGGCGCGTCTGCGCTGTTATCGCTCTACGCAACTGTGCAACAGGCCGCCCCGCCCGGTCCACCGGGAAGGGCGGCCGGTGCAGGGGGAGCCTGGGGAAAGCCATGCAGACTGCCACCGACGGACCCACCGAAGCCGCCGCCGCTTTGCCGAC
The window above is part of the Azospirillum sp. TSH58 genome. Proteins encoded here:
- a CDS encoding methyl-accepting chemotaxis protein; translation: MRVVTFRRNIFSLKCSLILICFTHDAMTCNVNASWNKPMSTVKARLSVALSVLCFFLLAIAATGWLALGQAHQGMETVFKDRVVPLRDLKVVSDMFAVNIVDATHKVRGGAETWESGLKSIDAALGEIATRWSAFTATSMNAREKELANEAERHMGKARDAATTARRLMQAKDQAALDAFAVSTLYPSIDPVAAAVGKLVDLQLKEAEAEYERTNAAYDSSRWILGIAVLLGVLAAAFAVTTTLFRVVGPLRAMAELMQRLAKGDLGITVDGTDRMDEVGTLARSLAVFKDSAVANRRMEEEQRQEQARKEARQALVEKYIVGFDSTVHATLKMLASAATEMRATAESMSSTAEETSRQASTVAAASEQATTNVQAVAGATEELSASITEIGRHVATSTSIAGNAVEEAARTDRTVQGLAEAGQKIGEVVGLIKAIADQTNLLALNATIEAARAGEAGKGFAVVASEVKSLANQTARATEEIATQIQTIQGVTTETVRAIKTIGGTIGEINGIATTIAAAVEEQGAATGEIARNVQQAAHGTTEVSGSIVQVHQAAVETGSAASQVLSSAEELSRQAETLRLEVERFLVNIRAA
- a CDS encoding VOC family protein, translating into MEQRVSLITLGVADLARSRRFYEEGLGWTPSPVSQDAITFYQLGGVALALFGREALAEDAHLAESGPTSGFGGITLAHNLRSKAEVDAVMAQAERAGGRILKPAQDVFWGGYSGYFADPDGHPWEVAWNPFAALGEDGSFRLEG
- a CDS encoding rhodanese-like domain-containing protein, encoding MPMKKGYKELLAEANARIQAITPQEALSLHGDPDVVFVDIRDPRELTRDGMIPGAFPATRGMLEFWVDPDSPYHKPVFASGKRFVFYCASGWRSALATDTVQAMGLENVCHLEGGFKGWKEAGLPVATPPAATPPAAMPPAAMPPAERKGS